The proteins below are encoded in one region of Aspergillus nidulans FGSC A4 chromosome III:
- a CDS encoding phospholipid:diacylglycerol acyltransferase (transcript_id=CADANIAT00005403) — MIRRRQAKDNSDDVQAPAPADSSPEKQLPPAVAKPKNERKQSFITKPKSKRRNGLIFLLGGVFGIFCAVFFAQQQDVISLDSLMDLNIDSLMDVIPQSIMRDAREFSQHERDTVSYDAFSVGLHLRSQGVEAKHPIIMIPGVISTGLESWGTSPTSLMYFRRRLWGSWSMMRALVLDKTEWKNHIMLDKETGLDPPGIKLRAAQGFDATDFFITGYWIWNKILENLASIGYDPTNAYTAAYDWRLSYLNLEARDHYFSRLKSYIETAVQVRGEKVTLASHSMGSQVVLFFFKWVENPAHGKGGSDWVNRHIANWINISGCMLGAAKGLTAVLSGETRDTALLNSFAVYGLEKFLSREERAEIFRAMPGISSMLPKGGEAVWGNSTWAPDDQPGQKITYGNILNFRETNSTFTQKNLTVPESLDYLLDQSEPWYRDQVLGSYSHGVAHTTAEVEANENDPRTWLNPLEARLPLAPDMKLYCFYGVGKPTERSYFYQEERDPLVNLNVSIDTTVTTADGTDHGVVLGEGDGTVNLLSTGYMCAKGWHIKRYNPSGIKIKVYEMPHEPDRFSPRGGPNTGDHVDILGRASLNDLILRVAGGRGDEIEDTFVSRIKEYAERVKIYEE, encoded by the exons ATGATTCGTCGTCGCCAGGCCAAAGACAACAGCGACGATGTCCAGGCGCCAGCTCCCGCGGACTCGTCACCAGAAAAACAGCTCCCACCGGCAGTGGCGAAGCCTAAGAATGAGAGGAAGCAATCATTTATCACGAAACCCAAGAGCAAGCGGCGCAATGGACTCATCTTCCTGCTGGGCGGAGTCTTCGGGATCTTCTGCGCGGTTTTCTtcgctcagcagcaggacgTCATTAGCCTGGACTCTTTAATGGATCTGAATATAGACTCGTTAATGGATGTCATTCCTCAAAGTATAATGCGGGATGCGCGGGAGTTTTCG CAACATGAACGCGATACTGTCAGTTATGatgctttctctgtcggcctACATCTTCGGTCTCAGGGGGTTGAAGCGAAACACCCGATTATCATGATCCCTGGTGTTATATCGACGGGACTCGAGAGCTGGGGAACTAGTCCTACGTCACTGATGTACTTTCGGCGCAGACTCTGGGGCAGTTGGAGTATGATGCGGGCACTAGTGCTGGACAAGACGGAGTGGAAGAATCATATCATGCTGGATAAAGAGACTGGGCTGGACCCGCCGGGGATTAAGCTGCGTGCGGCCCAGGGGTTCGATGCCACGGACTTTTTCATCACAGGGTACTGGATCTGGAATAAGATCCTAGAGAACCTTGCGAGTATTGGTTATGACCCGACAAACGCCTACACAGCGGCTTATGACTGGCGATTATCTTATTTGAACCTGGAGGCCCGGGACCACTACTTTAGCCGGCTGAAGTCGTACATCGAGACCGCGGTGCAGGTGCGTGGTGAGAAGGTGACGCTTGCCTCGCACAGTATGGGGTCACAAGtggtcctcttcttctttaaATGGGTAGAGAACCCAGCACACGGCAAGGGCGGCTCCGACTGGGTTAATCGACACATCGCCAACTGGATCAACATCAGCGGGTGCATGCTAGGCGCCGCCAAAGGCCTCACAGCCGTGCTGTCCGGCGAGACACGAGATACAGCGCTGCTCAACTCGTTCGCCGTCTACGGGCTGGAGAAGTTCCTCTCCCGCGAAGAACGCGCCGAGATTTTCCGCGCAATGCCCGGCATCTCCAGCATGCTCCCCAAGGGCGGCGAAGCAGTCTGGGGCAATTCCACCTGGGCTCCGGACGACCAACCAGGCCAGAAGATTACCTATGGCAACATCCTTAACTTCCGCGAAACAAACTCCACCTTCACGCAGAAAAACCTCACCGTTCCCGAAAGCCTCGACTACCTCCTCGACCAGAGCGAGCCGTGGTACCGCGACCAAGTTTTAGGAAGCTACTCGCACGGCGTCGCACACACAACCGCCGAAGTTGAGGCCAACGAGAATGACCCACGCACCTGGCTGAACCCTCTCGAGGCTCGCCTGCCACTTGCACCAGACATGAAACTCTATTGCTTCTACGGCGTCGGCAAACCGACCGAGCGAAGCTACTTCTATCAGGAGGAACGGGACCCCCTCGTTAATCTTAATGTTAGCATCGATACAACCGTCACAACGGCTGATGGAACGGATCACGGCGTCGTCCTTGGTGAGGGCGACGGCACCGTCAACCTCCTGAGCACGGGCTATATGTGCGCCAAAGGTTGGCACATCAAGCGGTATAACCCATCCGGAATCAAGATCAAAGTTTACGAAATGCCGCATGAACCGGATCGGTTTTCGCCTCGAGGTGGTCCAAATACAG GCGACCATGTCGACATTCTCGGCCGCGCCTCTCTCAACGACCTTATCCTCCGCGTTGCTGGTGGCCGTGGCGATGAAATTGAAGACACTTTTGTCTCGAGGATAAAGGAGTATGCGGAGCGGGTTAAGATTTATGAAGAGTAG
- a CDS encoding inositol phosphorylceramide synthase aurA (transcript_id=CADANIAT00005404) produces MNQTLPTWKDRTQNQFGKLQIQVPWRSIQLLVPHRMRRKLRSKLRSRASPTSSIASLQTSLSPADTLRSLQSHRWTVYDFQYLLLLIVGIFSLTVIESPGPLGKTAIFSMLLFSLLIPMTRQFFLPFLPIAGWLLFFYACQFIPSDWRPAIWVRVLPALENILYGANISNILSAHQNVVLDVLAWLPYGICHYGAPFVCSLIMFIFGPPGTVPLFARTFGYISMTAVTIQLFFPCSPPWYENRYGLAPADYSIQGDPAGLARIDKLFGIDLYTSGFHQSPVVFGAFPSLHAADSTLAALFMSHVFPRMKPVFVTYTLWMWWATMYLSHHYAVDLVAGGLLAAIAFYFAKTRFLPRVQLDKTFRWDYDYVEFGESALEYGYGAAGYDGDFNLDSDEWTVGSSSSVSSGSLSPVDDHYSWETEALTSPHTDIESGRHTFSP; encoded by the exons ATGAATCAAACACTTCCCACGTGGAAGGACCGCACGCAGAACCAGTTTGGAAAGCTTCAGATCCAGGTTCCATGGCGGTCCATCCAACTGCTCGTCCCGCATCGCATGCGGCGGAAGTTAAGGTCCAAATTGCGCAGTAGAGCGTCTCCTACCTCGTCAATAGCCTCTTTACAGACGTCGTTATCGCCTGCAGACACACTACGATCGCTCCAAAGCCACCGATGGACGGTTTACGACTTCCaatatctgcttctgttGATCGTGGGCATCTTCTCTTTGACCGTTATCGAGTCGCCCGGGCCTTTGGGCAAAACGGCCATTTTCTCCATGCTCCTATTCTCTCTCCTGATCCCTATGACCCGCCAGTTCTTCCTCCCGTTTCTGCCGATTGCCGGATGGCTTCTGTTTTTCTACGCCTGCCA GTTCATCCCAAGCGATTGGCGCCCTGCGATTTGGGTTCGTGTCTTGCCTGCACTGGAGAATATTCTCTACGGCGCAAACATCAGCAACATCCTATCCGCTCACCAGAACGTTGTGCTTGACGTGCTGGCGTGGCTACCCTACGGTATCTGCCACTATGGCGCTCCGTTTGTGTGCTCGTTGATCATGTTCATCTTCGGTCCGCCCGGCACTGTTCCCCTTTTCGCGCGCACTTTCGGCTATATCAGTATGACTGCGGTTACTATTCAGCTGTTTTTCCCTTGCTCTCCACCTTGGTATGAGAATCGCTATGGTCTAGCTCCGGCAGACTACTCCATCCAAGGTGATCCCGCAGGGCTTGCCCGCATTGACAAGCTTTTCGGCATCGACCTTTACACGTCTGGTTTCCATCAGTCGCCTGTTGTGTTCGGCGCTTTTCCGTCGCTGCATGCTGCCGACTCAACCCTGGCCGCACTTTTCATGAGTCATGTTTTCCCCCGCATGAAGCCCGTCTTCGTGACCTATACTCTATGGATGTGGTGGGCAACAATGTACCTCTCACATCACTATGCGGTCGATTTGGTTGCGGGTGGTCTCCTGGCCGCCATTGCTTTCTACTTCGCCAAGACCCGATTCCTTCCCCGTGTCCAGCTCGACAAGACCTTCCGTTGGGACTACGACTATGTGGAATTCGGCGAGTCTGCCCTGGAGTATGGGTATGGTGCAGCTGGCTATGATGGAGACTTCAATCTCGACAGCGATGAATGGACTGTTggttcttcatcctccgtcTCCTCAGGCTCCTTGAGTCCCGTTGACGATCATTACTCATGGGAAACCGAGGCACTGACCTCCCCACATACTGATATTGAGTCCGGCAGGCATACTTTCAGCCCTTGA
- a CDS encoding VIT1/CCC1 transporter family protein (transcript_id=CADANIAT00005405): MSLSSLSSLKGLLSPTTESEYDVEKDSHDLSRSEDVGSTNGEIKPREAKESKLIDGRVISDAIIGLSDGMTVPFALTAGLSALGDTKVVVFGGFAELIAGAISMGLGGYLVRESYHATLKETTKQTLTSPATVSDTIHEIFTPYDLPDHLLAQLTTHLTSSPHLPSFLMTFHHTLPEPSGSRALTCALTIALSYFLGGFVPLLPYFFVGPDQAFLALKWSIATMAIALFVFGYGKTCFVSGWAGSKNIKKGAWGGLQMVIVGGVAAGCAMGLVRGFQALGESDPGQNT; this comes from the exons ATGTCGTTGTCCTCGCTGAGTTCCCTCAAGGGCCTCCTCTCCCCGACCACAGAATCGGAGTACGATGTGGAAAAAGACTCTCATGACCTTTCACGTTCAGAAGATGTAGGGAGCACAAATGGCGAAATCAAGCCCCGCGAAGCCAAAGAGAGCAAGCTCATTGACGGACGAGTAATATCTGACGCCATCATCGGTCTTTCGGATGGGATGACGGTCCCCTTCGCCCTTACAGCAGGTCTCTCGGCGCTGGGAGACACCAAAGTCGTCGTCTTTGGCGGATTTGCCGAACTCATTGCTGGCGCCATATCTATGGGACTAGGTGGCTATCTCG TTAGGGAATCCTACCATGCGACTCTCAAAGAAACCACCAAGCAAACACTCACGTCCCCCGCCACCGTCTCGGACACGATTCACGAAATCTTCACTCCCTACGACCTCCCCGACCACCTGCTTGCTCAATTAACAACTCACCTGACATCTTCCCCGCAccttccctccttcctcatgACATTCCACCACACCCTCCCCGAGCCCTCTGGCTCCCGAGCCCTAACCTGCGCCCTCACCATTGCCCTTTCTTACTTCCTCGGCGGTTTCGTCCCGCTCCTCCCGTACTTTTTCGTCGGCCCAGACCAGGCGTTCCTGGCGTTGAAGTGGAGCATTGCAACGATGGCGATTGCATTGTTTGTTTTTGGGTATGGCAAGACTTGCTTTGTGTCTGGATGGGCGGGGTCGAAGAATATAAAGAAGGGAGCATGGGGGGGTCTGCAAATGGTTATTGTGGGCGGGGTTGCAGCGGGATGTGCCATGGGACTCGTTAGAGGGTTTCAGGCGTTGGGGGAGTCTGATCCGGGACAAAATACCTAA